The sequence TGAGAGAAACTTGGCCTTGAGTATCTAGagataggaagacctggattcaaatacagcctctgatacatactgactGTGGCACCCTGGGAATATCCCTTCATCTTCCAGTCCCCTGGAAGACTAGAGTGTCTAGAAGTGATCAAGAAAATATCAGTTTATATTGGTGGAATTGGAATTCCTTATGCCAATGAAATAATCTATCAGGtccaaaatgtattttatattttatatattccaatatatgtgtatgtatacatatattagaatatatttatagtataataCATAATGTgcaataattgttattattaactgAGGCATATTATCCCATTATTAAACAGCTTTTACTTTTAGGAAATTCTTCCTTAGATCTAGCCAAAATCTTATTTCCTATAAATTACTTCAGTCTTTATTTTGCCATCTGGGACCAAGTGAAATATTAACGAGGATCAAGTGTCACCCTTCGGTCCCTTTGAGTCAAACAAACCCACGGAAAGGGAGACATCTTAAACTGTTATTAGTTAATGATAATTCGGTATAAATAAGGGATGGGAGACTAGACTCAAGAGTGtcatagaaagaaaagcaaaaaaacatgCAAGGACCACTAAAAGAGaggcaggaagaggaagaagctGATTGTTGAGGGGACCAGTATATATGGAAAACTTCACTGTTCTTACCAATTTGTTTACCCTTGACCTGAATCCTACATATACAGCTTTGTCGATATGAAGCAACAAGCAATAGAAATTCATACGGGCCAAATTCCTATAGTTCAAGATTCTAAAGATCCCAGGATTCTGAAAGCTCATGATTTCATGATTCCAGAATTCTAAGGTTTTATAAATTTCTATAACTTCCCTAATACAAGACAATTCGTTTTCTGTGCAGAACTAGGCATGACTAAGctgtttttcttcccttgtttTCCTTCAAAGAAAGGTTCAAATACCACCTCTTCCAGAAGATTTTTCTTGCTTGTAGTACTTCCCCTTCCCAACCACATTGTGTTtagtttatgtgtatatgtatatgcatatatatgtatatacatatatatatatatatacacagagagagacaaagagagacataaGACAGAGAGTTATATATTATCTCCCTTATAGAACAGAAACTCCTTAAGTTAAAgttgatttgtcttttttttttttttttttttgtattcccagtgcctaatTGAACCAGTTTTGgacatgtagtaggtacttaataaatgcttatccatTAATTCATTGGTTTTCTGCAGAAAGCCACCACGCTGCCCATAACTCAAGACCAGAGGTGGGTCTACCTTGAAAAACTCTCTCCTAACACAAAATATGAACTCCAGGTCCGaggcaaatcaaaaaaaaatgggTCTTCAGGAATCTGGAGTCCCTGGAGCCCGACCCTCATCTTCCAGACAAAACCACAAGGTGTGTTAAGAAGAGATCAGCTGTGGAAAGAGTAATCAGGGTTGGGGATGGGACTGTGATAGATACTCTAGGGAGGAAGATTTAAGGAGGGAAGcacagggagaaagaagaaaagaagtgaggGGAACATGAAGATGACATGTCGAaagtggaggaaaggaaaatgaggagaaCAGGGGAAGTTTGTTactaaagggaaagggggaggattGGGCTGGGTTCTGTCCATAGCTGGTTTTACCACTGGCTAgtaaattcaaaacaattccaacagaatagAATGGTGGGTATACACTAAtgtgagaaaatataataaagaataaatccTACATTGAAGTTCAAGAAAACATATGGTCAAATAAAGGATAGAGGCAGCTGTGACTGGTCACAACAGTTTCTGTGAAAAAGATCCTGAGCTTTGGGTGGTCTGAAAGCCCTAAACAACTTAATAAGCCATTCAGAGTTTatcaagtacctattatgtgcaagtAACTGTGATAggtaggcactggggatacatcAGTGTTCTTATTAATGTGACTATTGCCTTCAGTGATGCAGAGCAGAACTCTTTTCCATCTGCCTCCCCTTCTATATCCCCCTCCATCCTGACCAATAAATCTTCTACAACTAATCTATCCAGGTTTCTAGACTTTAAATTCTCTTAACATTATGTGAATATCAATGGAAACCTTCAGTGCAGGGAATactaagatgaaaaatgaaataatttccattCTAAAGATACTTCCATTAGCCCGAATCTGTCCATATGAACTATCCTTAAAAgttctacatctattttccacatGTATGAGTTCCAGTCAGTCAGTAATTATTTagtaagtgtctactatgtgtgaggcaccttgttaaatgctggagatacaaggaaagggaagagacagCCCCTGCCCTTGAGAAGCAATGCTAGCAAGGCAATTCATCTACAcgaatctcagttttcttctgtaaaatggagataatctttAGCTGCCTTACAGGCTCACAATGAGAAATTACTCTGTCTAAATAATTCCTATGGGGGAATACAATTAttgggatttagagctgaaaaatcTAATGAGTTTCTGATCTTAGCTTGTCATTCACTGACTACTTATGAGACCTTGGACAGCTCCCTTAgcctttctataaaatggggctagtAAAATGTAGACTATTGATCTCAGAAAGTGCTATAAGAATCTATATTGGTGGCCAGATCTGGGATTGAGTGGGATTGGACCTTTCCCTCATCATGCTCCCGATTCTTGACTCACTTCCATTTTGATAACACCCCtaactttttctccccttcccagaGTTCATCTTCAAGTGGCTGTTCCATTTAATCATGGGTCTATGTGGTGTTGTCAGCATCTTCCTTATGCTCCTGCTGGTACCCAGGTGGTACCCCCAGAAATGGTGAGAGATTCTGACTCATGGCCCAACCTGAATTTTCCCTATCCTTCACTCTGACCCATCATTAGACATCCccatcctctctcctttccccttcctagaTCCCTTGAATCTCCTTGTTAATTCTTGGCTATAAGTCCTGAAGAATTTGTTCCTCTCCATCCTTCAGCCCATGACTGAGTGGATGGTCTGAGCTTgaactattggagaaaatgtaGTGGGAAGGAATAAGACAGTCATGGTATCCCGACATATCATGGGGTCTCAGATTCAGAACATGTGAATATGTATGTACGTGTGAGTGTGTAGAATTTCACATGTCTGTGTATGTTCATACCTGAATGTACATTTGTGTACATCATTTTGAGTttttcccacttaatagtattttaattttttcaaattacatgtaaagatagttttcaatattcattttggtaagattttaagttccaaatttcctcccttccttctttccctcccctctccccaaggcagctagcaatctgacataggtcaCACAAGGTGTACTTTGTATAGTTGTGTTGACAtgcttttgtttgtatttatgcTTATGTGAATGTGTACAGGTGtgcaattgtatttttttcctgtttgggCAGCCCCGTTCACCTatattatgtatgcatattttatatattgacaTGTACATGTTTATTTGTATGCATTGTATATGACTGATATGTTTGAGTTTATTGTATTTGGATGTATTCTTACACGTTTGTGAACACATgctatatatgtctgtgtatatcaTCATGTATATGTGTGGACATGTGTTTTCATTCTCAGTCTTGATTGCAGCCGtttgccaatttttaaaaagagcttccCTTCTGGGAAGGGGGAGGGTCTCCACATGGGAGAGGGACCTTTATATACTTGTTTTCCCCTCTTTCACCCTCATTTCCTCTCTGGCAGGTTgaagaagattttaaaatgtcacaTTCCAGAcccttccaaattcttttccgcATTGAGCACAGAGCATGGAGGAGATTTCCAGgtatagttgtgtgtgtgtgtgtgtgtgtgtgtgtgtgtgtgtgtgtagggtgtatgtgtgtgggggtggTGGAGGTGGgtatggatggatgggtggatgggtgTGTATGTGGATAAAATGAAAGGATGTAAGAACTGGGAAGTAGAGGTGGAGAAgttgaataaaagaaatattgggaaaaaataatataaatagataaaaatattttaaaaataaaataaaataaaagatattggcCCCTTGGAGCCAATAATTTCCATTTAGTagtgaaaagaagaggaggataattgagggaaaaaaactcTTCTTTCAGACCCACATCCTCTTTGCCAGTCATGtagtcattcaataagcatttattaagagccagGTACTTTGTTAAGCcacagagataaaaaagaaaagaaaagcaaacaaatatagagttatttctttatataatccGCAGTCTAATGGCTTGATAGTCTTGCAGAGatgccctttccctcccttcaagCCCTAGTCCTTCCCTCAGCTTGTTTCCCATGTTCCTTGTATCATGGCTCAACATAAGAAGTTTCTGTCAGCTGGAGCTGTCAAACAATGAAATGGGATGCCTTAGGAGATTCTTTATTCCTGAAGTATCCAAGAGTAGAGGCTGATTAACCTCTCCTTGGGGAATCTGTAGGGAGGATTCCATGCTATACATGAGTTAGAAGGGCCTTTCTAATTCCTGAGACCTCAGATAAAAGGATTTGGGACTGCCCTGTGCCCTATATTCTATAACACAAGGATCACAATTTATTTCTGAGACTTCTGGGGATCATAAGGAACTGTGAGAAGAACGGTGACTCTTGTCAGAAAACCAGAGTCCTGATCTTGCCTTTGTCACTGACtacctctgtgatcttggacaagtcgcTTCACTTTTAAAAGGTTTCACTTCCTCTTTTTAATATAATAGGTTTGACCTTGGGAGTCCTCTCCCAACTCTAGATCTATAACTCTTCAAGGCTTCTTTGATAAGGAGTGAGTCTTCAGGTCCTTCCACCCTATAGAGGCATCAATAAAATCCTGGGGATGAGCATACCATCTTCTACTAGGGTCATAGAACCCAGAGCTAGAAGGAAGTACTAGTacttctctattttacaaatgagtaccTGGAGTCCCAGAGGAGAAGAAATCTGCTCAAGATTTGGGGTTTTATGTAGGAAAACCAGGATTCCCATCCAAGGGCAATGATTCCAATTCCAattatctctttccctcttctctcgcTTTCCATTTATCACCctgtcttttcttccctcctaaaGCACACAGATTTAGAATCAGGGTTTACTTGCTGCCTGTTTGACTCTGGACAAATGATTTcccctttctgtgcctcagtttctctctctgtaaaataagttggattGGATTAAATAAAATCTAACTTCCCTTCTAGTCCTATACTTATGATCCTCTGATACCTTGGATTTCAGTCTTGACATCAAGGAATCCTATCACCACaggatgtatatgtatgtatatgtatttatatataatgtatgtatatatgtatgtttatatatgtatatatctatgtatgtatgggTGTATAAATGCATGTATAGGAAAGGACTTGTGTTGAGGAATCCTCATTTTACTTATGGGGGAAATGAGACAAAAAGTGGGGAAGACATTTAAGAGTGAGTGACCCAAATCGAGTAAGAAAATTACTCAAGATCACATGGGAAATAAGTTGTGAAAATGATCCTTTTTATCCCTGCACCACAttgtcctttctctccccttccttctgtcTCAGATCTCCAAGTTAAGccaagtcaacaatcatttattaaggaatTACTCTGTGCTGAGTACTGTGCTAAAGCTTGGGGAAACaagtataagcaaaaagaaagtcaatccctgccctcaatgttcttacattctaataagaagGAACAACATACACAAGAGACCTAAAAGGGTTGAGGAAAGGGAAACATATCTGATTTGGGAGCCTGGTGGCAAAGTCCTGAACAAAAAGGATGGCTGGATTAGGGCCTTCCACAAGGATTAGTCTATTCTCCTCCTCTTCAATTCTAATCCCAGTTTATAATTCATCAGCAgtgttgtgtatgtatgtatgtgtgtgtatacacacacacacacacgcacacacatatccacactaattaaaatgacaaagttGTATCATATATTATGCACATAGAGcatgtaaaaattataaataaaattatatatgtaattgtatgttacataattttataaaaattatatcatgTAACTTGTTAAtgctatttaatatattataatgcatataattatatattatataatatatagtcaTGTTATAGActctatatgtattatatacatgtaatatgctatataaatatatatgttatctatAAACATTatgtatcatataaatatattacatataatataatgatatatattaaaatatccttatgtatgcatatacacatacatatatacacactcacacactgaTGGACCAGAACAATGCGTCATCTGtccaatgttttcttttcagattatgatatataagagtgacatttttcatccatttggtttttcctaTGTGTATGATTAAGAAGGTTATTCAAGTACCTTTTTAGAAGACTGATTATATAGGAACTAGACTGAAAACAGGACTTTTGATGTATTTGATATCTCTTTTGGAAACGCATTTGGGAGAAGACAAGTGGAcagcaggaaagaagaaaaggagaacaagCATtcaagcacctattatatgcttAGGTGCAGGCATTGCTTTAcgattattaattcatttaattctcCCAACTGtggggaagtaggtactattattatcctcattttacagaagaggaaactgaggtacagagctatcaagtgacttgccatggATCAAacattagtaagtgtctgaggttggatttgcactcaggtcctcctgactccaagaccagcccTCTAGGCACTGTGGCACCACCTATCTATCTACAGATAAATCTTGGCTAATCATTCCCTTGCCAAAGAAGTGGTCACTTTTACTCTCTGCTCCTTCTCTATCTCCAATTCATAGCAACCCACAATAACTGACATATAGTCAGGTCCACTTGTTATTTCAATTTCCAGTGAAAGAAAAGCCATTTCTTCTTATTCCACctttaatctgtttttatttttctttctctttttccatctcttttacCAAAGATTCCCCCAAATCATCCTTTTCTCATGGAAAAAACCTGAAGAGGCAAAGGTGATTCTAAAACACCAATGAAAAATAGAGCAGGGGGTTCCCTGGGTGCCATTTCCCTCCCCCTGGGACTGACCAGCCCTCTGTTCTCTATCAAAGgaagtagaaagaggaaaatggagattaaagaaagggaaaaaattgatttATTAGGTAACTAAATACTATGAGCCAAACATTCCTCTAAGCACCGGGGGTAccaatagaaacaaaaacaaaaataaaccccAAGTACTGATGGACCAAATGGGCAACAATTCATTTAGCGGAGTGGTGGCCAGGGAGGGATCTGGGAAGCCATACAGTATGTGACTGACAGTTTTTCAGCAATGATAGTGTTGCTTCCAAAGCCAGGGCATGAGGGATGGTGGGAAATACTACTATTTGAAGATACAAGGCCAGTAATAGGTCCAAAAATCACAATGTGGTGGGTCTTGAATCCCCTAAATATGCTGAAGTCTCACCAaccagaagggggaaaaaaactccgATGAACTGTGCCCTGATAATGGAGTAAATAATCCTAGTCGTGCTACACAGTTTATTACTAACCGTCTCAAGTGGGACTTGAATCCCTATGAGTAATGatgtgttattttttattatttctccccctctcccccggCAGAAAtggctttcttctccttttcctactGCCTCCTTCGCCACCAGTATTTTGGCTCCAGAAATCTCTCCACTGGAGGTGATGCAGAAGGAAGACCCAAACCTGAACTTGTTGCTCTCCAAGGATCTGGTTCCAGCTTATCGATCCCCAGAGACCAGTGGTCACTCCCTCTCCAGTTGCTTCACCAACCAGGGTTATTTTTTCTTCCACCTTCCTGATGCTCTGGAGGTTGAATCCTGCCAGGTATATTTTACCTATTCGCCTTTcggtgaggaagaggaagagaacaaagaGGAAGGGGAACAGGGCTCCCTGATGCCCCAGCTGCCTCCTGGAGGACCTGAGGATGACTCATACTGCACATTTCCCCCTGGAGATGACATGATCCTCTTCTCCCCCAGGCTTTTTAACCCTGGGAATAACCTGGGACCCCAAAGCATCTCTTTCTTAGGAAAGGAGGACAAAAAGGAGACTTCCCCTCCTGAAGAGGACACATCATCCTATGACCCCAGTTTCTCAAGGCCCCAGAATTCTTTGGATTCAAGACCTGAATCAAGCCAGGATGTGCACCTTCCTTTAGGCCCTGGGTTGGAGCCGGCCACTCCATATCCTTGGGATGCTTCCCCTACACCAGACCAGACTAACACTGTCTCTTCTTCCAACCCAGCCCTAAACACTGGTGCCTACCTCTCCCTGGGAGAACTTCAAAATCAATACCACACCCATTCAACCTAAGCAGAGAAGCTTCTccaagagaggaagaggaggggaattCAGGAAGATCCCCAAGATTCAGGATACCTTCAGGACAGTAGGACAAGAAGAGCTATTTGTAAGCAAAAGGCTGGATTTGACTCCAGAAGGCTGGGCCTCATACCCCGACTTTGCTCTTTGACCatcacttttcttatttgtaaaatagagatcatACAAAACAATAGCGATAATAGAATTGATTAAAATACATAAGCTTAGAAATTATATTACTCTAAGAAATACAATGAATTACTTTCAATATTAACTGATATACACCAAAGATAAGCtaactatttgaagaaaaaagctaaagaaattaaacagagaaaaaaacttcaaattataatagtgggggatctcaatgTAACTTTTTCTATTATGCAaatccctcttttaaaaaattcaaaaaagagaataaggccTTTGAGGAGAATTTCTAAGTTAGATATAACAGCTCTCTAGTGATtattaaatgggaatagaaaggagtatacataTACTAATGTGTGCCTGGTTTAGTTACAAAAATAGAATATGTATCAGgtcagaaaaatgacaaaaaatacaaaaaatcagaaataataaatatagtcTTTACTGATCAAAACActaaaaattattctataaaagcccattaaagaaatgattaaaatttactgggaactaaataatttaatcctagaGAATTAGTATATCAAATAACAAATTactgaaacaataaaacaagacATTGTGGAGACACATACCAAAATTTGAAATAGTTAGTCAGAGCAGTCGTTAAGGGAGAGTGTCCATCTTCAAACATTttcatcaacaaaagaaaaatagaagagatcaAATTAGGcacataattaaaaatttttaaaaatcaacaaaaatttaaaactcaataatcactaaaataaaaattctgaaaatcaaagaagatattaacaaaagtgaaagcaaaaacaggattaaatttataagaagcaaaaagaatagagaaaccattagataatttgattttttaaaaagagaaaaatcaagtgaTTTTATTCATACAAGTTAAATTGTAAATTCAAAAAGCAATTCACAACAAATAAAGATGAAGTAAAGGAAGTTATTAGAGACTAATTTTTATGTATAGACATATAAGATATATGTGAAactgacaacttaaatgaaatagatattaacaaaaatgtaaaatttcatcaaacaagaaatagaaaatttaaataactcagcctctaaaaaagaatcagaaaaagccATAAGTGAactcactaaggaaaataaataagaatcaaTTAATTATAAGTTAAGTCTATCAAACAtctaaggaacaattaattctaatattttagtaattgtttgtaaaaaaaaaaaaaaaagaaagaaagaaagaaaagaaaaagaaaggatcctatcaaattccttctgAGAGGTACATATGATTTTGATATCCCAACTAGTGAGAGTCAGAAATAGGCACAATATGAGGACtactattaataattatattcctAATAAAGAttgacacaatttaaaaaaaaaatcttagtaaaGAAGTTCAAGAAACATGCAAAAAATATTATGCACTATGATCAGGTCATATTTATATTGATGATACAAGATCAATTTAATAttggaaaattataaacataataaataatagcaatgacaagaagagcaaaaaaaaccccacaattatATCAATGTGTATAAAAAAAGGTGTCAAAAAATAACATGtgcatttctgaaaaaaataaatagcaataagcaaataacttaaaataaacaataagcaaaagcaaaaaaaaatagcaataagtggaattttctttaaaatggtaaTAAGCATCTAAAACCAAGAAtcagcattatatgtaatagtaTTACATGGAGTCTATTTCAGTAAGATCAGAGATATACAGTATCTATCACTACTTCTATTTTGAGACAATGTAGAAATGCAAcctagcaataagaaaaaatacataagtTGAAGGAAAAAGTATAGgcaaaaaagaaacacaattatctttttgcagatgacatagTGGTTCATTTAGAAAACCCCAAAgactcaattaaaaattaattgaaatgagAACTTCAGTAAAGttggagaatataaaataaatctatacaAATCAtcaatgtgtatgtataatagtAAGATCTAGCAGAAAGAAGCAGAAAGGTCAGTTTAAAGTAATTAAGAAATATATGTGATACCTGGGAGTTTATTAAGTAGCATATACACAGgaactatatttatataactacaaaatacttttggGAAATAAgcttaaataattgaaggaatatTAGTTGTTCACTGGTAGTTTAAGTTGATAGAATAAagataatattacctaaattaattgaCTTATTCTGGGCCATAACACATAACACTGGGCCATAACAATACCAAAGGATTgctttattgacctagaaaaaatataacagaattaATCAGGAAgatcaaaagatcaagaataccaagaaaaacaatgaaaaaaaagtgaaaaaagagggTCTGACAGAACCAGATTTCAAATCAACTTTCAAAGTAcagttaaaaaatagagaagtaaatTGGTCAATGAgcattaatagctagcatttctattgtactttaagatttgcaagatGCTtaacaatattatctcatttgaaagcCACAATAACCcaggaagtaggtactattattatccccattttacagatgagaaattagaggctaagtgatttatccagCATCAGACAGCTAAAAAGCTCCTGAGTCTGGGCTTGAAATGAAtgaggtcttttccaattccctCTCAATATTCTATCCAATGTGctatttaaatacaaattaaaaatacactGAAATTTCACCTCACACTCATCAGTTTTGCAAAGTTGACCCAAAAATCCTGTTGGAGTTAATCTATGAAGAACTAATACATTTATGGATTGTTGCTAGAGCTATGAATTAGTACCAGCATTCGAGAATGCGATCTGAAATTATGACCCCAAACTGTCACGAAGATGAACTTACATTTTGACTCTTGAGAGTCAAATCAAATTTTGAtgaaatcaaagagaaatttttatttcttttttgtttgaaaaaCATCGTTTTTTCATTGGTTGCTCTTTTCTTGGTAATAAACAACAACGATGGCAACAAAacaactcccccccccaaaaaaaaaaaaaaaaaaaaaaccctggaaacgAACAATGTGCTTTCCTGTTGGGGATGAGCTAAACAAATTAAGGCATGCAAATTTAATTGGATattattgcactataagaaatgacaaaataaacagTTTCTGAGAAGATTGGGAAGCTCTGTATgagctgatacaaaatgaagtcaGCAGAACAAGGCCAATTTACAGTAGAATGTGACATTATAATTGTAAATCCTTCTGAatgacttaagaactctgatcaatgaacTGTTGGACCATGGTTCCAGAagatcaataataaaaaatactactTGCTTCCTGAAAAAGAGGGACACAAAACGAACCATCTTTTTTTGTACTTGAacaatatgggaatttattttccttgacGGTGTATACTTGTTagaaggacacacacacacaccgcaGGGTGGGAtgtggaagaaagagagaagaaatttttattcattgaaaagaACTTAACgatgaaattgttttttaaaaaagtaagttgGATTAAGTGGCTGTCGGAATCCTTTCACTTCTAAGGACCATGATTGAAGTGACAACAATTCAGAAAAATCCTGACCCCATCTGTCCTAGACTGTTTTCACTGAGACTATTTCTGGGCAGGGCAACTTGAGGGCTAAGTGGTGTAAGTATTTTCGGGCTTGAACTCTCAGAGCCACCCAGAGTCTTCTGTTTCCTCTGTCCTCTGGCTAGATGTTTGAGACAACCCCAAGGGGCCCCTGCCAGCTGGGGCTGGGAGAATGAGGGCCTAGACCCCAATAGGTAGAAAGTAGGGAGAAAGCCTGCGCTTGAGGCCCTGGAAGACAGAACTAGATTCTGTGTCCAGGTAGAGAGGGTGAAAGATTCCAGATGGAGAGAGCCTGAACAGATGGAAagagtgaagaaaatgaaatgagagattgGGGAATCAAAGGGATAGGATACACAGGGTTCCTTGGGGACTGAGCCAGATGGGAAACAGAATTGGGTTGGGTTGCAGGGCACTCTGTCTAGGGACAGAACTGGTAACTGAGCCCCTCAGTGAAGGGGTTACACAAAGATTTGCCaggtggagggggagagagataaCAAGAGACTGCAATATGACTGTAATCTGACCATTAAACCCCCAAACTAGTTGGTTAAGTACAACATACTTCACTGTAGCTCCTAGATCACCCCTTCCTCAGCCAAACCTCCTCTTCCTACTTGTCATGTTCCCCACTTTCAGACAATgtcagggaaagaattctgggctTGTATACAAGGTTTTGACagtgtggtgtagtggatagagcattataAGACTTGGAATTAAGAATTTCTatgtttgaattctgcctcagacacttatgaggaAGACGCTTCACTTATTTGAGTCTTAAGAACTTCATCTGTCAAAGATGGCCTTAGGTCCCTTCACTTATGATCTGCCAGAAACTCTATATTCCTTTGTGAAAAACATTTGACCTTCCTGGACCTTGGTttctccttttgtaaaatgaggggttgggcTGGAATAGGTTTTTGCTTAAGAACTCTGCAACTCCAGGTTGTCTCTTATCCAATGAAAGGGCTTTATGTGGTTTATATGGGGATTTCAGAAACAGTTTTCAAGAAGATGTCCTTGCATTAGATTCAGTAGCAAAAATCATGGGCTgtaatgggcaaaaaaaaaaatggtggattTGCAATCAGAGATATGGGTTTCTTTTTACAATGGGACCACTTATTATGTGATGACCT comes from Sarcophilus harrisii chromosome 5, mSarHar1.11, whole genome shotgun sequence and encodes:
- the IL2RB gene encoding interleukin-2 receptor subunit beta codes for the protein MQPSLQMGPHTQLHPMGMNTCSALPWYLPLFFLFLVLPWIQGALKDSSQLSCFYNSRANISCTWKPESTLKVEQCRLYAKPKQRARNRSCELLHVEPTLLACDLILGEINTQSLTAADVLVMTVSCLTGGKRIVREEEFRPFDKIRLMALSNLSLNQQEEHAYNVSWEVPVYSHYLEGHLIFEVRYQIQGNSWEKATTLPITQDQRWVYLEKLSPNTKYELQVRGKSKKNGSSGIWSPWSPTLIFQTKPQEFIFKWLFHLIMGLCGVVSIFLMLLLVPRWYPQKWLKKILKCHIPDPSKFFSALSTEHGGDFQKWLSSPFPTASFATSILAPEISPLEVMQKEDPNLNLLLSKDLVPAYRSPETSGHSLSSCFTNQGYFFFHLPDALEVESCQVYFTYSPFGEEEEENKEEGEQGSLMPQLPPGGPEDDSYCTFPPGDDMILFSPRLFNPGNNLGPQSISFLGKEDKKETSPPEEDTSSYDPSFSRPQNSLDSRPESSQDVHLPLGPGLEPATPYPWDASPTPDQTNTVSSSNPALNTGAYLSLGELQNQYHTHST